Below is a genomic region from Nocardioides panacis.
CACCCGGAAGGACGGCCTCCGGTGGCCGCCCCAGGGCGCGTGGCCGTCGGGTACCCGCCGTCGGCGGCGGGCGGCGACCCGGAGAGCGACGGCTGCGTAAGCGCCGCCCATGGTGACGCTGCCCGATCAGACGTACCACCTGCCCACTCGGGCAGTGACATTTTGGAACCATCCATCGCCGAGGTCAAGGGCCCGATCGTCACGAACCCAGGGCGGGGCCGCCGGACGGGGCTGCCCTTGGAGGCGGTCACGAAGTAGAACGGTTTCGCGCATCGAATTCGTCACAGATGGGCACCGCCGCGGCATGACTGACCTCACCGCCCTCGTCCTCGTCTGCACCCTGAGCAAGTCACCGGCCGAGTCCAGCTCGGACCTCATCGGACGCCAAGTCCTCGCCGAGCTCGAGAAGCACGACGTGGCCGGAGAGCTGGTCCGGGTCGTCGACCATGACGTCCGGTTCGGGGTCAGCACCGACGAAGGTGACGGGGACGAGTGGCCGACCATCCGTGCCAAGCTTCTCGCCGCCGACATCCTCGTTATCGCCACCCCGATCTGGCTCGGGCAGCCGTCCTCGGTGACGAAGATGGTTCTCGAGCGGCTCGACGCCGAGCTCTCCGAGACCGACGACGAGGGGCGGTTGCTCACCTACGGGAAGGTCGCCGCGGTCGCGGTCGTCGGGAACGAGGACGGCGCCCACCACACGGTCGCCGAGTGCCTCCAGGCCTTGAACGACACCGGCTTCACGGTCGCCGCGAACGCTGGCACGTACTGGGTCGGGGAAGCGATGCAGTCGGTCGACTACAAGGACCACGACGTCAGCCCCGAGGCGACCACGGCGGCGAACAAGTCGGTCGCCGCGAACACCGCACACCTGGCCCGGTTGCTGAAGGCGAACCCGTACCCGCCCAGCTGACCAATCGAGCAGAGAGCTGGTCTGGTCGGGGGTAAGGACCAACGACGAGAGGAGCAGGCGCATGTGGACTCGAGTGCTGCGCGGGGCGGTGGCCGGTGCCGCCGGGACGACCGCGCTGAACGCTGCCACCTACCTGGACATGACACTGCGGGGGCGGCCGACGAGCAGCACCCCCGAGCTGACCGTGGAGAAGCTGTCGGACGCAACCGGCGTCGCCGTGCCCGGTGCGGACGACATCAGGTCGAATCGGGTCAACGGCATCAGTGCCCTCCTGGGCATCGCTACCGGCGTGGCCGTAGGGGCCGTCTTCGGACTGGTCGACGACACCTCGAACGGTGCCCTGGGGCGGCTCCCGACGATGACCGGTGGCCTGCTCATCGGCACGGTCGCGCTGGTGGGGGCGAACGGGCCGATGGTGGCGCTCGGTGTCAGTGACCCGCGCGACTGGGGTTTCGCCGACTGGGTCAGCGATGTCCTCCCACACCTCGCCTACGGTCTCGTCGCTGGGTTCACCTACCACGCACTCGGGTATCGAGAGGACGGCTGCCTGACCCGCCGGACGTCGCACACTGGGCTAGGCGGTTACCGCGCGACCGAGCTCACGGCTCCTCGGTGGTGGTCTGGGCGGTGGTGGTCGGGCCAGCCGGGGTTCCCTGCAGTGGGCGGGCGGCGCGGTGGCTTCTTACGAGGGCGACCTTTGTCCGAGTGTGGTGGGGGGCGGGGGACACGGCCGGTGTCCGCGGACGTTGCCTCGCAGCGTGCCCCGGAATGCCCGGCTCGCTGCGGTGGGGTCGAGGTTCAGCAGTGCGGCCCAGCGGGGTGACGCCTGTTCCAGCACGGCCGTCCCAACACGGGCAGGCTCTCTTCGACTACGACAGCGAGGACGACGCGGCCGAGGACGACGCGGCTGAATCGATGCACTGGGTCGCGGACCACCTCCGCCACCTCAGGGATTGACCCGCCGCGGTCCGCCCGGTGCAGACCACCAAAGTAGGCAACGGAAAGCAAAGGTTCCGTAAAGGATGCGGGGCGCCGCTAGGTCTGTCCCGCCGCACGGAGGAATGTGTCCCCACCACAACTGAACGGGGGGAAACATGAACAAGCTCATCTCCGCACTAGCCGGCGGGGCACTCCTTTGCTCCGCGCTGGTGACCTCATCCAGCGGGGCCGTGTCCGCCTCACCGACCTGCGCCCTCCCAGACGGGGCCGCGGAAGACGGCGGGGCAGTCCAGGTCCACACCCTTCCCGCACACGTGAACGTCAAGGCGTGCAACGCCGTCGACCGTGTCGTCTCGTTCGGCGGGAAACGGCTGCACATCCCGGCGCCCGGGTACGTCGTCGGCACCGAAGCGGTCACCGCCGGCGGCGGCGTCTCCGGGTTCACCGTCGGCACAGCGCCCGACGGCACCCTTGAGGTGTCCACCGACGAGATCCTCCCCTCCGCCGGCTCGAGCTCCGGCGGGCCGGCGGCCTGCGACGACTCCGCCTACACCACCAACGACGTCAAGCGCGACGCGCAGCTCGGCTGGTACCTCGGGGACGGCGCCCTCCCCTCGGGCATCTCCAGGGCGACCGCCTGGTCGACCATGAAGACCGCGGCCAACAAGATCGCGAACGCCAACGACTGCAACATGGCCGACGAGGTCAGCGCCGCGAACACTCCGATCGGCGACACGACCCTCGAGTCCGAGTTCGACGTGGCCGACGGCG
It encodes:
- a CDS encoding flavodoxin family protein: MTDLTALVLVCTLSKSPAESSSDLIGRQVLAELEKHDVAGELVRVVDHDVRFGVSTDEGDGDEWPTIRAKLLAADILVIATPIWLGQPSSVTKMVLERLDAELSETDDEGRLLTYGKVAAVAVVGNEDGAHHTVAECLQALNDTGFTVAANAGTYWVGEAMQSVDYKDHDVSPEATTAANKSVAANTAHLARLLKANPYPPS
- a CDS encoding matrixin family metalloprotease translates to MNVKACNAVDRVVSFGGKRLHIPAPGYVVGTEAVTAGGGVSGFTVGTAPDGTLEVSTDEILPSAGSSSGGPAACDDSAYTTNDVKRDAQLGWYLGDGALPSGISRATAWSTMKTAANKIANANDCNMADEVSAANTPIGDTTLESEFDVADGGYTCESYLSADAYNVVDFGNLDDHGNPPLAATCWWSIWSTGPNTLRNADIRFNVSDFYFTTTPDSSTCYNRYDLLGVGVHEFGHAFGMGHVSESTHGYLTMSTNMDPCASGARTLGRGDILGLRNLY